From one Nycticebus coucang isolate mNycCou1 chromosome 14, mNycCou1.pri, whole genome shotgun sequence genomic stretch:
- the APLNR gene encoding apelin receptor isoform X2 — protein MEEGGDFENYYGADNQSECEYTDWKSSGALIPAIYISVFLLGTMGNGLVLWTVFRTSREKRRSADIFIASLAVADLTFVVTLPLWATYTYREYDWPFGTFSCKLSSYLIFVNMYASVFCLTGLSFDRYLAIVRPVANARLRLRVSGAVATAVLWVLAALLAMPVMVFRSTGDLENTTKTIAGHFRKERVEGLRKRRRLLSIIVVLVVTFALCWMPYHLVKTLYMLGSLLRWPCDFDLFLMNVFPYCTCVSYVNSCLNPFLYAFFDPRFRQACTSMLCWGQSRCGAPAHGSSGEKSASYSSGHSQGPGPNMGKGGEQAHEKSIPYSQETLVVD, from the exons ATGGAGGAGGGTGGTGATTTTGAAAACTACTATGGGGCAGACAACCAGTCAGAGTGTGAGTACACAGACTGGAAGTCCTCGGGAGCCCTCATCCCTGCCATCTACATCTCGGTCTTCCTCCTGGGCACCATGGGCAACGGTCTGGTGCTCTGGACTGTGTTTCGGACCAGCCGGGAGAAGAGGCGCTCGGCCGACATCTTCATCGCCAGCCTGGCAGTGGCCGACCTGACCTTCGTGGTGACCCTGCCCCTGTGGGCTACCTACACCTACCGGGAGTACGACTGGCCCTTCGGGACCTTCTCCTGCAAGCTGAGCAGCTATCTCATCTTCGTCAACATGTACGCCAGCGTCTTCTGCCTCACCGGCCTCAGCTTCGACCGCTACCTGGCCATCGTGAGGCCGGTGGCCAACGCCCGGCTGAGGCTGCGGGTCAGCGGGGCCGTGGCCACGGCGGTGCTGTGGGTGCTGGCGGCGCTCCTGGCCATGCCGGTCATGGTGTTCCGCTCCACCGGGGACTTGGAGAACACCACCAAG ACCATCGCTGGCCACTTCCGCAAGGAGCGCGTCGAGGGCCTGCGGAAGCGGCGCCGGCTGCTGAGCATCATCGTGGTGCTGGTGGTGACCTTCGCCCTGTGCTGGATGCCCTACCACCTGGTGAAGACTCTCTACATGCTGGGCAGCCTGCTGCGCTGGCCCTGCGACTTCGACCTCTTCCTCATGAACGTCTTCCCCTACTGCACCTGCGTCAGCTACGTCAACAGCTGCCTCAACCCCTTCCTCTACGCCTTCTTCGACCCGCGCTTCCGCCAGGCCTGCACCTCCATGCTCTGCTGGGGGCAGAGCAGGTGCGGGGCTCCCGCCCACGGCAGTAGCGGGGAGAAGTCAGCCAGCTACTCCTCCGGGCACAGCCAGGGGCCTGGCCCCAAcatgggaaagggtggggagcaGGCACATGAGAAATCCATCCCCTACAGCCAGGAGACCCTGGTGGTTGACTAG
- the APLNR gene encoding apelin receptor isoform X1, giving the protein MEEGGDFENYYGADNQSECEYTDWKSSGALIPAIYISVFLLGTMGNGLVLWTVFRTSREKRRSADIFIASLAVADLTFVVTLPLWATYTYREYDWPFGTFSCKLSSYLIFVNMYASVFCLTGLSFDRYLAIVRPVANARLRLRVSGAVATAVLWVLAALLAMPVMVFRSTGDLENTTKVQCYMDYSLVAAPGAEWAWEVGLGVSSTAVGFVVPFTVMLTCYFFIAQTIAGHFRKERVEGLRKRRRLLSIIVVLVVTFALCWMPYHLVKTLYMLGSLLRWPCDFDLFLMNVFPYCTCVSYVNSCLNPFLYAFFDPRFRQACTSMLCWGQSRCGAPAHGSSGEKSASYSSGHSQGPGPNMGKGGEQAHEKSIPYSQETLVVD; this is encoded by the coding sequence ATGGAGGAGGGTGGTGATTTTGAAAACTACTATGGGGCAGACAACCAGTCAGAGTGTGAGTACACAGACTGGAAGTCCTCGGGAGCCCTCATCCCTGCCATCTACATCTCGGTCTTCCTCCTGGGCACCATGGGCAACGGTCTGGTGCTCTGGACTGTGTTTCGGACCAGCCGGGAGAAGAGGCGCTCGGCCGACATCTTCATCGCCAGCCTGGCAGTGGCCGACCTGACCTTCGTGGTGACCCTGCCCCTGTGGGCTACCTACACCTACCGGGAGTACGACTGGCCCTTCGGGACCTTCTCCTGCAAGCTGAGCAGCTATCTCATCTTCGTCAACATGTACGCCAGCGTCTTCTGCCTCACCGGCCTCAGCTTCGACCGCTACCTGGCCATCGTGAGGCCGGTGGCCAACGCCCGGCTGAGGCTGCGGGTCAGCGGGGCCGTGGCCACGGCGGTGCTGTGGGTGCTGGCGGCGCTCCTGGCCATGCCGGTCATGGTGTTCCGCTCCACCGGGGACTTGGAGAACACCACCAAGGTGCAGTGCTACATGGACTACTCCCTGGTGGCCGCCCCGGGCGCAGAGTGGGCCTGGGAGGTGGGCCTGGGCGTCTCGTCCACCGCCGTGGGCTTCGTGGTGCCCTTCACCGTCATGCTCACCTGCTACTTCTTCATCGCCCAGACCATCGCTGGCCACTTCCGCAAGGAGCGCGTCGAGGGCCTGCGGAAGCGGCGCCGGCTGCTGAGCATCATCGTGGTGCTGGTGGTGACCTTCGCCCTGTGCTGGATGCCCTACCACCTGGTGAAGACTCTCTACATGCTGGGCAGCCTGCTGCGCTGGCCCTGCGACTTCGACCTCTTCCTCATGAACGTCTTCCCCTACTGCACCTGCGTCAGCTACGTCAACAGCTGCCTCAACCCCTTCCTCTACGCCTTCTTCGACCCGCGCTTCCGCCAGGCCTGCACCTCCATGCTCTGCTGGGGGCAGAGCAGGTGCGGGGCTCCCGCCCACGGCAGTAGCGGGGAGAAGTCAGCCAGCTACTCCTCCGGGCACAGCCAGGGGCCTGGCCCCAAcatgggaaagggtggggagcaGGCACATGAGAAATCCATCCCCTACAGCCAGGAGACCCTGGTGGTTGACTAG